TGTTGCCTAAGAATCTTAATGCTCAAATTACTCGTGGCTCTTGGGAAGTACCACAAATATTTAGCGAGATTGCACGACATGGTAATGTTGCCTTAAGTGAAATGGAAAAAGTTTTCAATCTAGGTATAGGATATGTTTTAGTTGTAAATAAGGAGTCCGTTTCGAAAATTCAGCAAATAATCGAGACATCAGGACGTAAATCATATTTAATAGGTGAAATAGCTAAAGGCAATGGGAATGTCCTGCTAGATAACGCATAAATATGTTACCCATTTAGGGGTATTTGTATATATTCAAATTATACTCGTATTGCGTAATATACCCCGAACTAGGCATTTTGCACATCGTAGATTAATGTACTATGATATTAACTTAAGTAATTAACAAGTTAACACTCGGCAATTGCAACGAATTAGCCCACAACGGGTAGATCGTATACAAAGGAAAAGGGGAAGCAATGGCTACCAATTATGACGAAGAAGCTCTATTGACTCCATCAGAAGTCGCAGCAATGTTCAGAGTGAATCCAAAGACGGTAACACGTTGGGCACGCTCAGGAAAAATTTCTGCTATCAGAACACTTGGTGGTCACCGAAGATTTAAAGCTTCAGAAATCAAATCATTTTTAGCTGAAGTAGAGCAAGACGTAGAAGGCTAAACCTTCGCATACTTGTTGATACTAAATCTATCTGCAATATAATTTTTTAAAACCAGTTAACGGGGGATGTTGACTGGTTTTTTCATGTTATATTTGAAATATAATTAAACAAATGTCAAATGATAAAAAA
The genomic region above belongs to Acidimicrobiia bacterium and contains:
- a CDS encoding helix-turn-helix domain-containing protein, which produces MATNYDEEALLTPSEVAAMFRVNPKTVTRWARSGKISAIRTLGGHRRFKASEIKSFLAEVEQDVEG